Proteins encoded within one genomic window of uncultured Draconibacterium sp.:
- a CDS encoding isoprenyl transferase, whose amino-acid sequence MKTVDKLDSNNIPKHIAIIMDGNGRWAAKHGKPRVMGHENGVESVRSVVEGAGEIGVNHLTLYAFSTENWDRPKEEVDALMALLVHAIEAETQELNKNNVRLSVIGCVNEMPENVQAKLQGCVDALKDNTGLNLVLALSYSGRWDVLNAVKNLANDLAQNKISQEKINNELFQNYLSTSELPDPELMIRTSGEYRISNFLLWQIAYSELYFTNKLWPDFRKDDLFEAIIDYQNRERRFGKTSEQLTS is encoded by the coding sequence ACAGTTGACAAATTAGATAGCAATAATATACCAAAACATATTGCCATTATTATGGATGGCAACGGAAGGTGGGCTGCTAAACATGGCAAACCCCGCGTTATGGGACACGAAAACGGCGTTGAGTCTGTTCGTTCTGTAGTTGAGGGAGCCGGCGAAATTGGCGTAAACCACCTTACTCTTTATGCATTTTCCACCGAAAACTGGGATCGCCCAAAAGAAGAAGTTGACGCACTTATGGCACTTCTGGTACATGCCATTGAAGCCGAAACACAGGAGCTAAACAAAAACAATGTAAGGCTAAGCGTTATCGGATGTGTTAATGAAATGCCCGAAAATGTACAGGCAAAACTTCAGGGCTGTGTTGATGCATTAAAAGATAATACCGGGTTAAACCTGGTGTTGGCTTTAAGTTACAGCGGACGATGGGATGTGCTTAATGCCGTAAAAAATCTGGCCAACGATTTGGCCCAAAACAAGATTTCACAAGAAAAAATAAATAACGAACTGTTCCAAAATTATTTGTCTACCTCAGAATTACCTGATCCGGAGCTGATGATAAGAACCAGCGGCGAATATCGGATTAGTAATTTTTTGTTGTGGCAGATAGCTTACTCTGAATTGTATTTTACAAATAAATTATGGCCTGATTTTAGAAAAGACGATTTATTTGAAGCCATTATTGATTATCAGAACAGAGAGAGAAGATTTGGAAAAACAAGTGAACAGTTAACGAGCTAA